The following proteins are encoded in a genomic region of Arachis ipaensis cultivar K30076 chromosome B02, Araip1.1, whole genome shotgun sequence:
- the LOC107622301 gene encoding CAAX prenyl protease 1 homolog, whose product MAFPYMEAVVGFMIFMYFFETYLDIRQHKALKLPTLPKTLEGVISQDKFLKSRAYSLDKSYFHFVHEFVTIVMDSTILYFRVLPWFWKKSEHLVTLVGLNAENEILHTLGFLAGVMIWSQITDLPFSLYSTFVIEARHGFNKQTIWLFFRDMIKGMLIAIVIGPPIVAAIIVIVQKGSPYLAIYLWGFMLVLSLVMMTIYPVLIAPLFNKFTPLPDGTLREKIEKLAASLKFPLKKLFVVDGSTRSSHSNAYMYGFFKNKRIVLYDTLIQQCKNDDEVVAVIAHELGHWKLNHTVYSFVAVQVLTLLQFGGYTLVRNSSDLFRSFGFDTQPVLIGLIIFQHTVIPIQHLVSFGLNLVSRSFEFQADAFAKKLGYAAELRAGLVKLQEENLSAMNTDPWYSAYHYSHPPLVERLAAIDESDKKEK is encoded by the exons ATGGCGTTCCCTTATATGGAAGCTGTTGTCG GGTTTATGATCTTTATGTACTTCTTTGAAACCTACTTGGATATACGACAACATAAGGCACTCAAACTTCCTACTCTTCCAAAGACTTTAGAAGGCGTAATCAGCCAagataaatttttgaaatccaGGGCCTACAGTCTTGATAAAAG CTACTTCCATTTTGTTCACGAGTTTGTAACAATAGTGATGGACTCCACAATCTTGTACTTTCGGGTGTTGCCCTGGTTTTGGAAG AAATCAGAACATTTGGTGACATTAGTAGGTCTGAATGCAGAAAATGAAATATTGCATACCCTAGGTTTTTTAGCTGGTGTCATGATCTGGTCACAG ATAACTGATTTGCCTTTCTCTCTGTACTCAACTTTTGTGATTGAGGCCCGTCATGGTTTTAACAAG CAAACAATATGGTTATTCTTTAGGGACATGATCAAAGGAATGTTGATAGCCATTGTAATTGGTCCACCTATTGTGGCTGCAATTATTGTAATAGTGCAG AAAGGAAGTCCTTACCTTGCTATCTATCTATGGGGGTTCATGCTTGTTCTTTCTCTTGTGATGATGACAATTTATCCAGTCCTGATAGCTCCACTTTTCAACAAATTCACCCCA CTTCCGGATGGTACACTCAGGGAGAAAATTGAGAAACTTGCTGCCTCTCTCAAGTTTCCACTAAAGAAGTTGTTTGTTGTTGATGGATCAACTAGGTCAAGCCACAGCAAT GCCTATATGTATGGATTCTTCAAGAACAAGCGGATTGTCTTATATGACACATTGATTCAGCAG TGCAAAAATGATGATGAAGTTGTAGCTGTTATTGCCCATGAACTGGGGCATTGGAAGCTTAACCACACTGTGTATTCGTTTGTTGCAGTGCAG GTTCTTACACTATTGCAATTTGGCGGATATACTCTTGTGAGGAACTCAAGCGACCTGTTTCGAAGTTTTGGATTCGATACACAGCCAGTCCTCATTGGACTAATcatatttcag CATACTGTAATCCCCATCCAGCACCTTGTGAGCTTTGGTCTGAATCTCGTGAGCCGATCATTTGAATTCCAG GCTGATGCTTTCGCCAAGAAGCTTGGATATGCAGCTGAACTACGGGCCGGCCTTGTGAAACTACAG GAGGAGAATCTATCAGCCATGAACACAGATCCATGGTACTCTGCATATCACTACTCTCATCCTCCTCTTGTTGAACGGTTGGCTGCGATCGATGAATCAGATAAGAAGGAAAAATAG
- the LOC107622343 gene encoding uncharacterized protein At1g01500, protein MDQNDEAIAKTANSIPFPSLNHSAWLEIRLFYVRISPCLVDAVPDHLVLRHPHREIGVSLQINGSPVPAATEAAPLTLRRDRVDRDSAEVTYVSTDSVRATGSVEFEVYEKEGLLFLCGSLERVESQWGSVVPPAGSGSGSGWSIECHVAAGSVGSGSSAFFRPKLGVSAPSIEVYVAGCCSGMPVILSKTIQMSPRRRVPRHFTLDAIPEDEEVMEKEHKGVKALVPNGKLQITGPDADDYDPDGKMMGHGFYPQEMYLGEDGQLSWFNAGVRVGVGIGLGMCVGIGIGVGLLMRSYQTTTRNFRRRFF, encoded by the exons ATGGATCAAAACGACGAGGCAATTGCGAAAACGGCGAACTCGATTCCGTTTCCGTCGCTGAACCATTCGGCGTGGCTTGAGATCAGGCTCTTCTACGTCCGAATCTCGCCGTGCCTCGTCGACGCCGTCCCCGACCACCTCGTACTTCGCCACCCGCACCGCGAGATCGGCGTATCCCTCCAGATCAACGGTTCTCCCGTTCCGGCGGCGACAGAGGCGGCGCCGCTCACTCTTCGTCGTGACCGCGTCGACAGGGACTCGGCCGAGGTGACATACGTCAGCACCGATAGCGTGCGCGCCACGGGGAGCGTGGAGTTCGAGGTTTACGAGAAAGAAGGGTTGTTGTTCCTATGCGGGTCTTTGGAGCGTGTGGAGAGTCAATGGGGAAGTGTGGTTCCTCCTGCGGGTTCTGGTTCGGGTTCAGGTTGGAGCATTGAATGCCACGTGGCGGCTGGTTCGGTTGGGTCGGGTTCTTCGGCGTTTTTCAGGCCGAAACTTGGGGTTTCGGCGCCTTCGATCGAGGTTTATGTTGCAGGGTGTTGCTCCGGCATGCCGGTGATTCTAAGCAAGACGATTCAGATGAGTCCAAGGAGGAGGGTGCCAAGGCATTTCACTTTAGATGCTATACCTGAAGAtgaagaggtgatggagaaggAGCACAAGGGTGTTAAAGCATTGGTACCAAATGGGAAATTGCAG ATAACAGGGCCGGATGCCGATGACTATGATCCTGATGGTAAGATGATGGGCCATGGTTTCTATCCTCAAGAGATGTATCTTGGCGAGGACGGACAACTTTCGTGGTTTAATGCCGGTGTTAGAGTTGGTGTTGGAATCGGCCTTGGGATGTGTGTAGGGATTGGAATTGGCGTTGGTCTCCTCATGCGTTCCTATCAAACGACAACCAGGAACTTTAGAAGGAGATTCTTCTGA